The DNA region GAATTCGACGAGCGTGCGGGGAGCCGTGGCCTTTCCGTCCTGGTTCAGCAGTCGCACGAGCCCTTTCCAGTGATCCGAATCGCCGTGCGTCACGACGACGAGCTCGATCGGGTCCTCGATGATGCCTTCTTTGCGGGCGTAATCGTGCAGCACGGTGAGGCTGTCGCCACCGTCGATGACGATTTCCTTGTCGCCCATGTCGACGATCACCGCGTCTCCGGTGCCCACATCCAGAAAGTGAATCTTGAAGCCGGCGGGTTGAGCCCCGGTGCCGTCTTCGAGGAGCCGGGACCATGCCTTGGCGACGTATCCGGCCTCACCGTTGGCGAGCTGGATCTTGTACCAGTAGGGGACTGACTCCAGCAGCGGCGCCGTCTCGCCTTTGCGGAGGCGGCCGATCTCGAGCGAGTCCGCCGAGGCCTCCTCACGGATGACGATCGACTCGTGGACCTTCTCGGCGGGAGTGACGCGAGCGGCAAACACCGCCGGAGCGCAGGCAACCCAGAGATGGCAGGCGAGCAACGCAAGCCGCGAAAGCCGTCTCGCCCGGGCACGGCGATGGGCACACCGGTTCATCCGGCTCACTCCTTCGGCTTCGATTTTTCCGCCTGGCGCGGCTTTACCGCTTCGCGTGTCTTCAGCATCTCTTCGCGGGAGGAGAAGGATCGGCCGGCGAGCGGACCGCGGTGACAATGGTAGCCGCCCGCCTTGCGGTCGTGGTGGCAGCCGTGGGTGTCCAATCCACCGCCGTGCGCGCGGGCCGCTGCGGGGACAAGGAACAAAAGCGCGAGCAGGCCGAAGCGAACTCCGATTCGCAGCATTGCGCCCTCCGTGTCGGAAGCATGCGGGTGTGGGAGCCCGCCTTGCGCGGCGGCTGAGGGACCCTCGGGCCGCCGCCCGGCGCTCGACGTCCCCCGATGCGCGATGCGCGTGCCCCGGAAGTTTCCACAGCAGCGCCGCGGCCGCCTTCGCTCCGTCGTGGAGCGACCCCGCGTCTTGCTCGCCTCGATCGTCGAGCAACACGGGTGCCAGCCGCGGGCGGCTCACACCGTGCGATGGCCAGGCTCGGCGGCCGGGGGGATTTTGCTGAAAAGTAAATGATTGGCGGACCGTCCGGCGGGCTGTCGACGGAGTTAGCCGCCGCTTTCGCCTGCGAAAGACACGGTCGCGCGTACCGAAAAAGTAACGCCGGGCAGACTTTAGGATACGCAGGCGGCCGGGCGGACGCTTCGGCTCGCCTCTTCAGCCCTGCTGGCGATGTCGCCGGAGGCCGAGCATTCGGTTGTTGCGTACGGGAACGCGGCCGGGCTATATACGCCTGGGAACCGTTTTGAGAGCGCCAATACGCTCGCGAGCCTGTCGACTCCGGGAGGTTTGTCGATGCTCTACGAACCCGAATCGGGAAACATCAAGATTGCGCTTCTCGGCGACGTCATGCCGACGCGGCGCCTTTCGGTCTTTCGCGAGGAGCGTTATCTCGAGCTGAGGGAAGTGCTGACCGGAGCGGATGCGACGTTCGCCAATCTCGAGTCTTGCGTCCATGAATATCTCGAGGGTCACCACGGCATCAGCGGTGGAACCTACATGACGACCGAGCCGCATCTCCTCGAAGACCTCAAGTGGCTGGGGATCGACTTCGTTTCCTGCGCCAATAACCATGCTTTCGACTACGGCGAGGAGGGGATTCTTGCGACGATCAGGTATCTCGACGCCGCGGGACTGCCGCACGCGGGAACCGGCAGGAACCTGAGGGAAGCCCGCAGCCCGGCGTACCTCGATACCGCGCGCGGCCGCGTCGCGCTGATCGCGGCAACCGCAACTTTTCCGCCGCCGGCGGTGGCCGGCGAGCAAAGACCGGACGTTCCGGGACGTCCCGGGGTGAATCCCCTGCGCCACAGCACCGCTTACCTCGTGGACCGCCGCGGGCTCGAGGACTTGCGGCGCCTGGGGGCCTTGCTCGGTTTCGACGCGGCGCGGGAAAGGCGCCGCAGTTTGGGAGACGCCCAGGCTGCGCTCGGAGCCGACGGCGAAAGCGAGTACGACTTCGGCGGGATGCGCTTCGAAAGAAGCGAGACGTTCGGGATTCGGACCACGGGAAACAAACGCGACATTGAGGAGAACCTGCAGCAAATCAAGGAAGCCCGGCGCATGGCGGACTGGGTGGTGGTCAGCCTCCATTGCCACGAGCTCGGGGGAGAGAAGTTAGCGACGGCCCGACTC from Candidatus Zixiibacteriota bacterium includes:
- a CDS encoding YHYH domain-containing protein; its protein translation is MLRIGVRFGLLALLFLVPAAARAHGGGLDTHGCHHDRKAGGYHCHRGPLAGRSFSSREEMLKTREAVKPRQAEKSKPKE
- a CDS encoding CapA family protein, whose translation is MLYEPESGNIKIALLGDVMPTRRLSVFREERYLELREVLTGADATFANLESCVHEYLEGHHGISGGTYMTTEPHLLEDLKWLGIDFVSCANNHAFDYGEEGILATIRYLDAAGLPHAGTGRNLREARSPAYLDTARGRVALIAATATFPPPAVAGEQRPDVPGRPGVNPLRHSTAYLVDRRGLEDLRRLGALLGFDAARERRRSLGDAQAALGADGESEYDFGGMRFERSETFGIRTTGNKRDIEENLQQIKEARRMADWVVVSLHCHELGGEKLATARLRSEIEELADFAVEFAHRCIDAGADIFVGHGPQEPFGIEIYRGRPIFYSLGSTIFQLETPRFLAEEAYARYGLGPDSGPADFADTRYRNDTVGHPSDPAYWRQVAATCEFRGGKLLQVDLHPLDLGFGKPRWQRGRPVLADPELGEKIIARVARLSQKFGTEVRWQDGRGVIVIR